Part of the Candidatus Binatus sp. genome is shown below.
AAGGTGATCGCCGGGCAAAAGCCGGTGCTGACCCGCGCGCGCAAGGCGATTTCGAACTTCAAGCTCCGCCAGGGGATGCCGATTGGCGTGATGGTAACGCTGCGGCGCGAAAAAATGTGGGAGTTTTTCGACCGGCTGGTGAATATCTCGCTGCCGCGCGTGCGCGACTTCCGCGGCGTCAGCGACAAGGCCTTCGACGGCCGCGGCAACTACTCGCTCGGGCTCAAGGAACATACGATTTTCCCCGAACTCAACCTCGACAAGGTCGACAAGGTGAAGGGACTGACAATTTCGATCACGACCACGGCGCGCAGTGACTTCGAGGGACTGACTCTGCTGCGCGCGCTCGGGATGCCGTTGCGCGGGGCCGCAGAGCGCGAGGCGGAAGCGGCCAAGGCCGCCGCCGCGGCCCAGGCTCACGCCGCCGCCGCCGCCGCAAAGGCCGCCGCCGCCGCGCCGGCGCCGGAGCAGGGAGCATAAGGGATAGTTCAATGGCGAAAACGTGCCTGCGGGTTAAGGCAACCCGCAAACAAAAATTCAAAGTGCGCCAGTACAACCGCTGCCCGCTATGCGGTCGCGCGCGCGCGTACTATCGGCGCTTCAAAATGTGCCGCCTATGCCTGCGCAAACTCGCGCTCGACGGCAAGTTGCCCGGCGTGATCAAGGCGAGCTGGTAAGAGAGACCAATCATGTCGCAGACCGATCCGATTGCAGAACTGCTTACCCGAATCCGCAACGCGATGCGCGCGCGGTACAATGAACTCACGATTCCCCATTCCCGCCTGCGCGAGGCAATTTGCCGCGTGCTGATGGCCGAAGGTTTCCTCGGCGGCGTCGAAGTCGGCGGTGAAACGCCCAAGAAGATGCTGGCGCTCAAGCTTCGTTACTCGCCGACGCGCGAATCCGTGATCCGCGGCATCGACCGCATCAGCAAGCCGAGCCATCGGCGCTACGCCGGCGCCGCGGAGATCGGCAAGGTGCGGGGCGCGATGGGCGTGCAAATCGTATCGACCCCGCTTGGCGTGATGACCGGACGCGAGGCGCGGCGCAGAAAAGTCGGCGGCGAAATCCTCTGCAGGGTTTGGTGATCAGCGATGTCGCGGATAGGAAGACTGCCGATTCATCTCGATAAGAGCGTCAAGGCCTCGCTCGCCGGCGCCACGCTCAAAGTCGAGGGCCCCAAGGGCAAGCTCGAGCTCAAGCTTCATCCCGGCTTCACCGCCGAGATCAAGGACTCGGAAATCGTCGTGAAGCGCCCCGGCGATACCAGCCAGCAGCGCGCCATCCATGGTCTCATGCGCAAGCTGGTCGCCAACATGGTCGAGGGCGTCGGCAAGGGCTTTACCCGCGTGCTCGAGATAAACGGCGTCGGCTACCGTGCCGAAGCCAAAGGCCAGCAAGTCAATTTGACGCTCGGCTATTCGCATCCGATCGTCTATCAGCTTCCGCCCGGCGTCACCGCCAAGGTCGAGAAACAGGTGACTGTTACCCTCGAGAGCGCCGACCGTCAGTTGCTCGGCACGGTCGCGGCGCAGATTCGCGAACTCAGGCCGCCCGAACCGTACAAGGGCAAGGGAATCAAGTACGCGACCGAGACGATTCGCCGCAAGGCTGGCAAGGCCGCGGCGGGCTCCACCTCGGCGTAAAGGTTTAGTTGGGCATAAAGGTTGGTTGCGATTATGGCTGTAGAACGATCGGAAAAACGCATGCTGCGCCGCAACCGGGTGCGGCGCAAGGCGGTCGGCAATGACCAGCGCCCGCGGCTCTCGGTCTTCCGCTCGCTGCATCATATTTACGTCCAGGTTATCTCCGACCAGAGCGGACGTACGCTCGCCGCGGCTTCGACCGAAACCGCCGGCGTGCGCGAGGGACTCAAGAGCAAGCGCAACCTCGCCGCCGCCAAGGCCGTGGGCAAGGCGATTGCCGAGCGATGCCTTCAGAGCGGAATTTCGAGCGTCGTCTTCGACCGAAACGGATTTCTCTATCACGGCCGCGTCAAGGCGCTGGCCGATGCGGCGCGCGAAGCGGGGTTAAAATTTTGAACGGCAGGCAACGAACGCTAAGAGAAAGCGCTGTCACGCAGCGAATCGATCCGCAGGGCCTCGAGATCAAAGAAAAGGTCGTGCATATCAACCGCGTCGCCAAGGTCGTCAAGGGTGGACGGCGCTTCAGCTTCAGCGCGCTGGTGGTCGCAGGCGATCATAACGGCCTGGTCGGATTCGGCTTGGGCAAGGCCAACGAAGTGCCCGAGGCGATTCGCAAGGGCGTCGATCGCGCCAAGAAAAGCCTGGTCCGCGTGCCGATTCAGGACGGTACGATTCCCCACGAAGTGGTCGGACGTTTCGGCGCCGGCCGCGTCGTGCTGCGGCCGGCCGCCGAGGGCACCGGAGTGATCGCGGCGGGCGGCGTGCGCGCGGTGCTCGAACTGGCGGGAATCCGCAATATTTTGACCAAGCGGCTGGGCTCGTCGAATGCTAACAACCTGGTGAGAGCGACGCTCGAGGCGCTGGGCGAACTGCGCAGCATGCAGGATATTAATCGGCTTCGCGGACGCACCCCGAATCATCCCGAAGCGGCCGCGTGATCGAGGTTTACCGTGATCGAGAGACCGTTGCATAACTCGTTCCTTCTGTCTCCTCTCCCTGGTAGGGGAGCTTTGCGTAACCAGCGCCGAACGCCGGCGCGTCCGTCGAGATTCTTCGCTACAGCAGCTTCCGCTCAGAATGACACGAGCGCCGCTCGCTTTTCTTGTGTCATCCTGAGCGCAGCGAAGGATCTCGCGCGCCGGCGCGTATCGCTTCAGCACGAATATCCGGTTACTCAAAACTCTCCGGTCAGGGAGATACTGGCTACCCGTGCCCACGGGCGAGGTTTACAATGTCCGATAAAATTCGCGTGAAACTCGTCGGCAGTCCGATCAGCACCAATCGGCGCGTGCGCGAGACGGTCAAGGGGCTGGGCCTGGGCAAGGTCGGCAGCGTGCGCGAGCTCAAGCGCAGCGCCGCGGTCGAAGGGATGGTCAAGCGTCTGAAGCACCTGGTGGTCGAGCTCAAGGATTAGGCTCAGTCATGGATTTGAAGGATTTAAAACCGTCTCCCGGCTCGACCCATCGCAAACGCCGCGTCGGCAGGGGAATCGGCTCCGGCCACGGCAAGACCTCGGGCCGCGGCCATAAGGGACTGGGCGCGCGCTCGCACGGCAACACGCCGCCGAGTTACGAAGGCGGCCAGATGCCGCTGCAACGGCGCTTGCCCAAGCAGGGTTTTCGACGGACGCTGAGGGCCCAGGCGCGCCGCGACGAATTCGCGATTGTGAACCTGTCGCGGCTGGGCGATTTCGCCGCCGGCGTCACCATCGATGCCGCCGCGCTCGCCGCGCGCGGACTGATTCCCGCCGGGCGCAAGGTCAAGGTTTTAGGCGACGGCGATCTGAAGAGTAAGATCAAAGTGCGCGCCGATGCGTTCTCGAAAAGCGCGCTGGACAAAATCGCCGCCGCGGGCGGCGTCGCGGAGCTGGTAACGGCCACCAAAAGCTAGATGCTGGACGGGTTTTCAAACGCCTCGCGCATCCCGGAGTTGCGCCGACGGCTGGTGTTCACGGCTCTGATGCTGGCCGTGTACCGCATCGGCGTCGCCGTGCCCACCCCCGGCATCGACGGCCAGGCGCTCGCGTCGTTCTTCGACGCGGCCAGCGGCACGCTGTTCGGATGGGTCAACCTGTTTTCGGGCGGCGCGCTCGAGCGCTTCTCGGTCCTGGCGCTCGGCATCATGCCCTACATCTCGGTCGCCATCGTCCTGGACCTGCTGAAAATCGCGTCGCCCTATCTCGACGAGCTCTACAAGGAAGGCGAGGCGGGTCGCCGCAAGATAACCCAGTACACGCGCTACGGCACGGTGGCTCTGGCGCTGTTCCAGGGCACCATGATCGCGTTCTCGCTCGAAAAGATTCAGGCGCCCGGCGGCGGCAGCATCGTTTACAATCCCGGACCGGGGTTCATCGTGATGACGGTGCTCACCGTCACCGCGGGCACCATGTTCCTGATGTGGATCGGCGAGCAGATTACCGAGCGCGGAATCGGCAACGGCATCTCGCTGATCATCATGGCGGGAATCGTGGCGCGCCTGCCCAGCGCGATCGGCACCACGGCGCAGTTCGTGCGCGAGGGCGAAATGAGCATCTTCTTGCTCATCTTCATCCTCGCCGTCGCAATCGGGGTGATCGCCGGTATCGTCTATATCGAGACGGCGCAGCGGCGCATCCCGATTCAGTATGCGCGCCGAGTGGTCGGACGCCGCGTTTACGGCGGTCAGAGTTCGCATCTGCCGCTGAAGATCAACACCTCGGGTGTCATTCCGCCTATCTTTGCGTCGGCGCTGCTGGTGTTCCCGGCGACGCTGGCCACCTTCGTTCCATTTCTGAAACCGTACTCGAGCTACCTGACGCCGGGCGGCTTCTATTACGACCTGGTTTACGTCGCGCTGATCGTCTTCTTCTGTTACTTCTACACCTCGGTCACATTTAATCCGGTGGACGTCGCCGACAATCTGAAAAAATACGGCGGCTTTATCCCGGGCATCCGGCCCGGACGGTTCACCGCCGACTATATCGATCGCGTGCTGTCGCGCATCACGCTCGGCGGCGCGGTCTATGTCAGCGCCGTGTGCGTGCTGCCGACGATTCTGATCGCGCGCTTCAACGTGCCGTTTTTCTTCGGCGGCACCGCGTTGCTGATCGTCGTGGGCGTGGCGCTGGACACGGTTGCGCAAATCGAAACCCATCTGCTGACCCGCAACTACGAAGGCTTCATGCGCCGCGGACGGGTCAAGACCAAGAGGGGCGCCTAGGCTCGTGCGGCTCGTGCTGCTGGGCCCGCCGGGTGCGGGCAAGGGTACGCAAGCGCAGGCGCTCGCTGCGCTGTGGGGCATCCCGCAAATTGCCAGCGGCGATCTGTTGCGCGCCGCCGTGCGCGAAGACTCGGAGCCTGGCCGCGAGGCGGCCGGCTACATGGAGCGCGGGCAGTTGGTCCCCGACGAGTTGGTGCTGAAGCTGATCGCGGAGCGGCTGCAAAAAAAAGACGCCCGCGGCGGGTTTATCCTCGACGGATTCCCGCGCAACGTAGTGCAAGCCGAGAGGCTGGCGGCGGGACTCGAGCGCGCGGGGCTGAAGCTGGACAAAGTTGTTGCGGTGATGGTGCCGGACGAAGAGGTCGTGAAACGGATTTCAGGACGGCGCACCTGCCGGAATTGCGCGACCATGTATCACGTGGTCTTCGAGCCGCCGGCCAAAGCCGGCGTCTGCGACAAGTGCGGCGGCGAACTCTATCAGCGCGACGACGACGCCGAGCAGACCGTGCGCGAACGGATCAAGGTCTATCACGCGGCGACGCAACCGCTGCTCGATCATTACGGGCGGCTCGGGCTGCTTGCCAAGGTTGACGGAGTGGGGCGCCCCGACCAGGTCGAGAAGCGAATTCTGGCCGCGCTCGACCCGCTGCCGGCGCTGAGTCAGGCCGGGGCAGGCGTGGGCCACGCGCGATCATGATTACTATCAAAACCCCAGCCGAGATTGCCGTGATGCGCCAGGCGAACCAAATCGTCGCCGAGATCCTCGAGGCGCTGGCCGCGGCCGTGCGCCCCGGAGTCACGACCGAGGAACTGGACAAGCTGGCCGAGGAGCTGACCTACAAAAAAGGCGCCGAGCCTGCCTTCAAGGGTTACAAACCGGGCGACGTCGTTTATCCCAAGTGCCTGTGCGTGTCGGTTAACAGCGAGATCGTCCACGGCATCCCGTCCAGCCGCAAATTGAAGGCCGGCGACATCGTCGGGCTCGATTTCGGCGTCGTGTACCAGGGCTTCTACGGCGACTCGGCGCGCACGGTCGCGGTCGGCCCGGTGCCGGAGCGGGTGACGAAGCTGCTGCGGGTGACGCGCGAGTCGCTCTACGCGGGAATCGCGCAGGCTCGCGCGGGAAATCGTATCAGCGATATTGCCCGCGCGGTGCAGGATACGGTCGAGCGGGCGGGGTTTTCGGTCGTCACCGACTTTGCCGGACATGGAATCGGCCGCCGGCTCCATGAGGATCCGCAGGTGCCCAACTATTTCCGTCCCGGGATGCCTAATCCGCGGCTGCGCGAGGGCATGGCGCTGGCGATTGAGCCGATGGTTAACGAGGGAAGCCCCGATTTGGAGATCCTTTCCGATGGCTGGACTGCGGTCACGGCGGACGGTAAACTATCTGCCCACTTCGAACACTCCATCGCGATTACCTCCAACGGGCCGGAAATCTTAAGCGAGCTCGAAAATGTCTAAGGGCGACGCGATCGAAGTACAGGGGACGGTTCAGGAAGCGCTCCCCAATGCGGTGTTCAGGGTGACGCTCGACAATGGGCACAAGGTATTGGCTCATATCTCGGGCAAAATGAGGATGCATTACATAAAGATCCTGGCCGGCGACAAGGTCACGGTTGAGTTGTCGCCTTACGACCTGACCCGCGGCCGGATTACGTACCGGATGCGCTAGCGGGCGCCCCGGATAGAGATTGGCAAAGTATGAAAGTCCGAGCGTCGGTTAAAAAGATTTGCAAGAACTGCAAGGTCGTGCGCCGCGAAGGCGTCGTGCGCGTCCTGTGCTCGAACCCGCGCCACAAGCAGCGTCAGGGCTAGGAAGGGTTTCGCGATGGCACGCATAGCTGGAGTTGAACTGCCCAAGAACAAGCGGATGGATATCGCGCTGACCTATATCTACGGAATAGGCCGGCCGAGCGCGCTGAAAATTCTCGCCGCCGCCAAGGTCGATCCCGCAATCAGGACCGACGACCTCTCGGCAGACCAGCAGGTCCATATCCGCCAGGTGATCGACACCGACTTCGAGGTCGAAGGCGATCTGCGCCGCGACTTTCAGCAGTCGATCAAGCGCTTGATGGATCTGGGATGCTACCGCGGGATTCGGCATCGTCGCGGACTTCCGGTGCGCGGGCAACGCACGCATACCAACGCGCGTACGCGCAAGGGTCCGCGCAAAGTGGTCGCGGGCAAGAAGCAGGCGCCGCCCAAGGGCTAACGCAAGGGGCGCGCGCGACATAGCAAGCATCATGACGAGAGCAATTGGAATAAATGGCTGAAGAAATCAAAGAGACGAAAGCCGCACCCGAAAAGAAGGCCGCCGCTGCCCCCGCTGCTGGAGCACCTGTACCTGCGCCGCGGCGCAAGAAGGTGCGCCGCAACGTGCCCGAGGGCGTCGCGCATGTGCACGCGACCTTCAACAACACGATCGTGACGATCACCGATCAGCAGGGAACCGTGATCGCATGGGCGAGCGCCGGCTCCGTAGGCTTCAAGGGCTCGCGCAAGGGCACGCCGTTTGCGGCGCAGATGGCGGCGGAGGCGTGCGCGCGCAAGTGCTCGGAAGTCGGGATGCGCGCGGTGGTCGTTCACGTCAAAGGCCCGGGCGGTGGACGCGAATCGGCAGTGCGCGCGCTGCAAGCGACGGGGCTGGGCGTCATCTCGATCAAGGACGTGACGCCGATTCCGCACAACGGATGCCGTCCTCCGAAGCGGCGCAGAGTCTGAACTGAAATACACGCGAGTGAAGAAGGCGTAATCGAAGATGGCAAGGAATCTGGGTCCGGTATGCCGGCTGTGCCGGCGCGAAGGACTGAAACTCTTCCTCAAGGGAGAGCGATGCTACAGCGACAAGTGCGCGATCGAGCGGCGCAATTATCCGCCCGGAGCGCACGGCCAGGCGCGCACCCGTTTTTCGGAATTCGCGATTCGGCTGCGGGAAAAGCAGAAGGTTAAGCGCATCTACGGATTGATGGAAACGCAGTTCGCGGCCTACTTCGAAATGGCCGAGCGGATGGACGGAATTACCGGCGAGAACCTGCTGGTGCTGCTCGAGCGCCGGCTCGACAACGTGGTCTATCGTCTCGGCTTCGCCAGTTCGCTGGCGCAGGCGCGCCAGGTGGTTCGCCACGGGCATATTCACGTCAACGGCAAAAAAGTCACGATTCCCTCGACCCTGGTCGAGGTTGGCAGTGTAATCAGCGTGGCCGAGGCGAGCCGCACCAAGAAGGTGATCGTTGAGGCAATCGAGATGGCGCAGCGCCGCGGCGTCCCGCCGTGGATGGCACTCGAGCGCGAACAATTCCGCGGCTCGCTCCGGTCGCTGCCGGCGCGCGCTGAACTGACAATGCCGATCAGCGAGAAGCTGATCGTCGAGCATTACTCCAGATAGGGCGGAGGCATACCGATCGGCGTCCCGGTCCGTGGTGGACCTGTGTGGGCGCGGGAAATCCATCGGAAAAAAGAGCACAGACTATGCAGAATGACTGGCGAGATCTGATCAAACCCAAGGCGGTCGAGTTCGACGAGAAGGAAGTCACTCCTTCCTACGGAAAATTTTCCGCGGAACCGCTCGAACGCGGCTACGGAATCACCGTTGGCAACGCGCTGCGGCGCATCCTGCTGTCCACGCTGCCCGGCTACGCGATTACAGCAGTCAGGATCAAAAACGTTCTTCACGAGTTTTCGACTCTGGCCGGAGTCAAAGAGGACGTGACCGACATCGTCCTCAACCTCAAGGAAGTCCGCTTGCGCCTGCATGAAGGCGAGCAGATTACCGCGACGCTCAAGGTCAAGGGCGAGGCGCAGGTGACCGCGCGCGATATCACCGGCGGCCCGAGCCTGGAAATCCTGACCCCCGACAAGCATATCGCGTCGCTCGACAAGGGCGCCGAACTCGACATGGAACTCGTCATCAAGCGCGGCCGCGGCTACGTCCCCGGCGAGCGCACCGAAGACGAGGAGCCAATCGGGACGATTCGGCTCGACGCGATCTTCTCGCCGATTCGCAAGGTCAACTTCACCGTGACCAACGCGCGCGTTGGCCAGCGCACCGACTACGACCGGCTCGCGCTCGAGATTTGGACCGACGGCTCGATCAACCCGCGCGAGGCGCTGACCTACGCGGCGCGCGTGATGCGCGATCAGATGACGATTTTCGCGGGCGTCGAGGAAGAGACCGCAGCAGCCGCCGGCACGGCCGAGGGCGGCGAGGCCCATCCCACGATGAGCGAGCTGCTCTATCGGCCGGTCGAAGGGCTGCCGATTTCGGTGCGCGCATTCAACGGTCTTCAGAACGCCGACATCAAATATATCGGTGAGCTGGTGCAGCGCACCGAGCAGGACATGCTCAAGATCAAGAACTTCGGACGCAAGTCCCTCAACGAGATCAAGGAAGTCCTGGCCGACATGGGGCTATCGCTGGGGATGCGGCTGGAGAACCTGCCGCCGCGCGGCGAGCTCGACCGCATGTGGGCAGAGCAAGAACGCCGCGAAACGGCATAGCGGTTTGGAGTAACTGATGCGTCATCTCAACTCGGGCCGCAAGCTCAATCGCACCTCAGCGCATCGCAAGGCGTTGTTCAAGAATATGGTGCTCGCGCTGATTCGTCATGAGCGAATCAAGACGACCGATCCCAAGGCCAAGGAACTGCGGCGCATCGCCGACCGGATGGTCACGCTCGGCAAGCAGAACGATCTCGCTGCGCGACGGCGCGCGTTTGCGTTCATGCAGTCGCATGAGGCGGTCAAGAAGCTGTTCGATGAGATCGCGCCGCGCTTCAAAGATCGCAACGGCGGCTATACGCGGGTGATCAAGTTCGGTCATCGCCGCGGTGATGCCGCCATGCTGTCGGTCATCGAGTTCACCGGCAACGAAGAGCAGACCAAGTCGAAGAAGCCGCGCAAGCGCTCGGCGGCGAAGAAAGAGGGCGCTGCCGCCGAGAGACCGCGTCGGGCGGCGGCGGCAGGCTAATCCAGCTGGAACGTCGCGGCCACAGACGCACAGGCACGAAGAAAATCTCTTCGTGCCTTTTCTTTTTTCCTGTGGCCCTGCTGGTGGAACTTTTTCGAGTTCTTACTCGATGCTCTCCAGCAGCTTCGCGCGGATCGCCATGTGCGCGCTCTTGAGCCCGGCCAGGATTCCGTCCTCGAAGTTCCACTCGCCGCTTGCCATCAAGTCGGCAAAATCGTTCGGGTTGCGGATGTCCTCCGGGGTGAGCCCGGGATGAATCGCGCGCGCCATCGCGAGGACCTTGCGCTCCTGCTGCGCGATAATTTCGAGCATCAGCCGATCGATAAGCGCCAGTGTATCCCGCGTTGCCGTCGCCATCGGCGAATCGTAACCCGTTTCGAGGCCGCTTCGCTATCGTCGAGCCGATGGTTTGCGCGGCTTCGAGCAAGCGAGCTTCTTGGCGGCTGCGCGCTTTGATAAACTTGATTTACAGGCGGCAAATTTAATGTCCAACGAACTCGTTGCTCCCGACAAATTTTTCCTGAACCGATTCGGCATGAATCACGGCGCGCTCGAGCGAATCCTCGGCGCCGCGCTCGAACGCAAGGCCGACTACGCCGATCTCTACTTCGAGTACCGCAGCGCCGAGGGCCTCGGGCTCGAGGAATCGATGGTCAATCACACCAGCAAGAGCGTGAGCCACGGCGTCGGTGTGCGCGTGTGCGCCGAGGACCGCACCGGCTACGCTTATTCGGACGAAGTCACGATCGACAGGATGCGGCTTGCGGCGGAGGCCGCCCGCGCGATCGCCGATCAGCGCGGCACGACCCCCGCCGCGGTGCAGGTCGGTACTCCGGTCGCGCGGCATGCGCTGTACGATCTAGACAGCACCCCGCTCGAGGTTCCGGTGCAGGAGCGGGCGCGGCTGCTGAGCGAGATCGATCGCGTGGTGCGCGGCTGCGATCCGCGGGTGAAGAACGTGATGGCGTCGTTTGCGTGCGAGCGGAAGATCGTGATGGTCGTGAACAGCGACGGGCAGGTCGCCGCGGACGTGCAGCCGCTGTGCCGGCTCAACGTCACCGTGATCGCCGACGACGGCAAGGGTCGCCAGATGGGCTCCTACGGCGGCGGCGGGCGCGTCGAGTGGAACTACTTCATCGAAAATGACCGTTGGCGCGAGTACGCGCTCGAAGCGGCGCGCCAGGCGATCGTGAATCTCGACGCCGTCGATGCGCCCGCGGGCGAGATGATCGTCGTGCTCGGCCCGGGATGGCCCGGAATTTTGCTGCACGAAGCGATTGGCCACGGGCTGGAAGGCGACTTCAACCGCAAGGGCGTGTCCGCATTTGCGAATCGAATCGGCCAGAAAGTCGCGAGCGAACTTTGCACGGTGATCGACGACGGCACCATCCCGAATCGCCGCGGCAGCCTGAACGTTGACGACGAAGGCACCCCCACTTCGCGCACGGTGCTGATCGAAAAGGGAATCCTGCGCGGCTATCTGCAGGATCGGATGAACGCGCGGCTCATGAAGATGGCGCCCACCGGCAACGGACGGCGCGAGAGCTTTGCGCATTCGCCAATGCCGCGAATGACCAACACCTTCATGCTGGGCGGCGAATCCACGCCCGAGGAAATAATCAAGTCGGTCAAGAACGGCCTCTATGCGGTCAGCTTCGGCGGCGGACAGGTCGATATTACCAACGGCAAATTTGTTTTCTCCGCGAGCGAGGCTTACCTGATCGAGGACGGCCAGGTGACGCGGCCGGTGAAGGGCGCCACGCTTATCGGCAATGGTCCCGACGTGCTGACCCGGGTCTCGATGGTCGGCAACAACCTCACGCTCGACGCCGGGGTCGGGACTTGCGGCAAGGACGGCCAATCGGTGCCGGTGGGCGTGGGACTGCCGACGATTCGAATCGACGGCATCACGGTCGGCGGCACGCGCGCCTGACAATTGGAATGACAGTGAGAATAATCTGATGGCGGCGGTTGATATTGAACTCGCCAATTGGGCGCTCGACGAGGCCAGGCGCAAGGGCGCCAGCGCGGCGGAGGTTCTGTGCGTGACCGCGGAGTCTCTTTCGGCCGGCGTGCGCCTGGGCGAAGTCGAGAAACTCAAGAGTTCGCGCGAGCGGCGGCTGGGTCTGCGCGTATTTTGCGGACAGTCTTCCGCGACCTCATCGACGGCCGAACTGGAGCGCGATTCACTGGGCGGCTTCATCGCGAACACGGTCGAGCTTGCGCGGCTGTCGGCCGCCGATCCGTGGGCGGGATTGCCCGACCCTTCGATGCATCCGAAGTCATTGCCCGAGCTTCGGCTCGCGGATCCCGACAGCGGAATAGTGACCGCGGATCGTGCGCTGGAGATCGCGCGCACCGCCGAGAACGCGGCGCTGAAATTCGATCCGCGCATGAAGAACTCCGAGGGCGCCGAATTCAGCTCCGGCCGCGGCCAGATTCTGTTCGCCAACAGCCAGGGCTTTTCCGGCGAGTATTCCGGCACCTCGTACACCCTTGTGGTGCAGCCGATCGCGCAAGATGGCGACGCGATGCAACAGGGATTCTGGTACACGTCGAACCGCCGCCTGGGAAAACTCGAAGATGCGGAGTCGGTCGGAATAACCGCCGCCAGGCGGGCGATCCGCCGGCTCGGAGCGCGCAAGATCAAGACTACGCGCGCGCCGATCGTCTTCGATCCCGACATGGCCGCCGGATTGATTAGATCGATCGTCGGCGCCGCTTCGGGGCCCTCATTGTATAAGGGGGCGTCGTTTCTGGTGGGACAGTTGGGCAAATCGATTGCCGCCGCCGGCGTTACTATCGTTGACGACGCGCTGATCCCCGGCGGTCTCGGCTCCAAGCCGTTCGACGGCGAGGGCCTGCCGACCTCGCGCAAGAACGTGGTGGACAAGGGCGTGCTCGCGACCTACCTGCTCGACTGCTATTCGGCGCGCAAGCTCGGTCTGGCGCCCACGGGCAACGCCGCGCGTTCGGTGGGTGAGGCTCCCGGCGTCTCGGCCACCAATCTGTACCTGGAGCCCGGCAGCTACACGCCCGCGCAGATAATCGGCTCGGTGAAGCAGGGACTGTACCTGACCGAGACGATAGGTTTCGGCGTGAACATGGTCACCGGGGACTATTCGCGGGGCGCGGGCGGAATATGGATTGAGAACGGCGAACTCGCCTATCCGGTGAATGAAATCACCATCGCGGGCAACCTGAAAGACATGATGGCCGGCGTCGAAATGATCGGCAACGACCTCAACTGGCGCTCATCCACGGTCGCGCCGACGATCAAGATAGCCGAGATGACGATCGCCGGCGGCTGAGCGCCTGCGACAAATTATTGGCGGTATTTCGTCTGCGCTTGACCGAGGCGCGCATTCGAGCTAACAGTTTGTAGGGTTTAATTACATACCGGCCGTCATGCGGCGCAATGGCAAGAGAGATGCCTATGAAGCTTCAGGTCTCGGCGCAGGCGCAGGAAAAGCTGCTATCCAAGCTCTCATCGATCGGAGTTGCGCGCCCGGCGGCGGCCGCACTGCTCGAGCGGCACATGCTGGTGCGCTATCCCAAGGGCGCGGAGCTGTTCTCGATGGGCTCGCCGGCCGACGTCGTCTTTGCCGTGCTGGCCGGCCTGGTCAAGGTTCATAGCTCGCGTCCCGGCAGCAACCCGGTGTTGGTCGAGCTCGCCGGTCCCGGCGACCTGTTTGGATATGCCGATTTTGCCGGCGCGGACGGCGGCCGTTCGCAGCTGTTCGGGGCAACGGCAGTGACCAACTGCTGCGTTGCGCTGTTCACGCGTCATCAGATCTCCGAAGTGCTCAAGGGCCTCGAGCCGGAGGCGCTGCTCCGGATCGCCGAGGCGATCAATTCGATGTGGTCGTCGGTCGCTTACCGCTACATGACGTTTTTGGG
Proteins encoded:
- the rpsD gene encoding 30S ribosomal protein S4 is translated as MARNLGPVCRLCRREGLKLFLKGERCYSDKCAIERRNYPPGAHGQARTRFSEFAIRLREKQKVKRIYGLMETQFAAYFEMAERMDGITGENLLVLLERRLDNVVYRLGFASSLAQARQVVRHGHIHVNGKKVTIPSTLVEVGSVISVAEASRTKKVIVEAIEMAQRRGVPPWMALEREQFRGSLRSLPARAELTMPISEKLIVEHYSR
- the tldD gene encoding metalloprotease TldD; the protein is MSNELVAPDKFFLNRFGMNHGALERILGAALERKADYADLYFEYRSAEGLGLEESMVNHTSKSVSHGVGVRVCAEDRTGYAYSDEVTIDRMRLAAEAARAIADQRGTTPAAVQVGTPVARHALYDLDSTPLEVPVQERARLLSEIDRVVRGCDPRVKNVMASFACERKIVMVVNSDGQVAADVQPLCRLNVTVIADDGKGRQMGSYGGGGRVEWNYFIENDRWREYALEAARQAIVNLDAVDAPAGEMIVVLGPGWPGILLHEAIGHGLEGDFNRKGVSAFANRIGQKVASELCTVIDDGTIPNRRGSLNVDDEGTPTSRTVLIEKGILRGYLQDRMNARLMKMAPTGNGRRESFAHSPMPRMTNTFMLGGESTPEEIIKSVKNGLYAVSFGGGQVDITNGKFVFSASEAYLIEDGQVTRPVKGATLIGNGPDVLTRVSMVGNNLTLDAGVGTCGKDGQSVPVGVGLPTIRIDGITVGGTRA
- the infA gene encoding translation initiation factor IF-1, which encodes MSKGDAIEVQGTVQEALPNAVFRVTLDNGHKVLAHISGKMRMHYIKILAGDKVTVELSPYDLTRGRITYRMR
- the rpsK gene encoding 30S ribosomal protein S11, with the protein product MAEEIKETKAAPEKKAAAAPAAGAPVPAPRRKKVRRNVPEGVAHVHATFNNTIVTITDQQGTVIAWASAGSVGFKGSRKGTPFAAQMAAEACARKCSEVGMRAVVVHVKGPGGGRESAVRALQATGLGVISIKDVTPIPHNGCRPPKRRRV
- a CDS encoding DNA-directed RNA polymerase subunit alpha, translated to MQNDWRDLIKPKAVEFDEKEVTPSYGKFSAEPLERGYGITVGNALRRILLSTLPGYAITAVRIKNVLHEFSTLAGVKEDVTDIVLNLKEVRLRLHEGEQITATLKVKGEAQVTARDITGGPSLEILTPDKHIASLDKGAELDMELVIKRGRGYVPGERTEDEEPIGTIRLDAIFSPIRKVNFTVTNARVGQRTDYDRLALEIWTDGSINPREALTYAARVMRDQMTIFAGVEEETAAAAGTAEGGEAHPTMSELLYRPVEGLPISVRAFNGLQNADIKYIGELVQRTEQDMLKIKNFGRKSLNEIKEVLADMGLSLGMRLENLPPRGELDRMWAEQERRETA
- the rpmJ gene encoding 50S ribosomal protein L36, which produces MKVRASVKKICKNCKVVRREGVVRVLCSNPRHKQRQG
- the rplQ gene encoding 50S ribosomal protein L17, yielding MRHLNSGRKLNRTSAHRKALFKNMVLALIRHERIKTTDPKAKELRRIADRMVTLGKQNDLAARRRAFAFMQSHEAVKKLFDEIAPRFKDRNGGYTRVIKFGHRRGDAAMLSVIEFTGNEEQTKSKKPRKRSAAKKEGAAAERPRRAAAAG
- the rpsM gene encoding 30S ribosomal protein S13, which produces MARIAGVELPKNKRMDIALTYIYGIGRPSALKILAAAKVDPAIRTDDLSADQQVHIRQVIDTDFEVEGDLRRDFQQSIKRLMDLGCYRGIRHRRGLPVRGQRTHTNARTRKGPRKVVAGKKQAPPKG